One Chanodichthys erythropterus isolate Z2021 chromosome 22, ASM2448905v1, whole genome shotgun sequence DNA window includes the following coding sequences:
- the dipk1b gene encoding divergent protein kinase domain 1B has translation MPRSLRRLVHLVLFCPLSKGLQSRLPAVKVKYLLVAWFGILVASWVIYMQYSSYSELCRGHVCTMLICDHYRRGIISGSVCKSLCEEKTLSLQHCLSTSPTHQVYSAVWKEKGVLVKCGIEESMRGESGPDTPLRHDNNLYDKPTRGTSMDEFRAMLHSFLKDSVGEQSSLGTLVNRVISLADVNGDGKVSLAEAKSVWALLQINEFVLMVALQDKEHAPHLLGFCGDLYVTEHVAHSALFRLEVPGWLQPVFPEALGVTLNQWLAPAWPRRARITIGLLEFVEEVFHGLYGSFYICDASPRRVGYNAKYDFKMADLQSVASEATVKGFLRGRTCEANADCTYGRDCTATCDRLARQCNVEVVQPNLAKVCALLQDFLLFGAPSDLREDLEKQLRTCVTLSGLASQMEVHHSLVLNNLKTLLWKKISNTKYS, from the exons ATGCCGAGGAGTTTACGCAGGCTGGTGCACCTGGTGCTCTTCTGTCCCTTATCGAAGGGTTTACAG TCCCGTTTACCTGCAGTAAAGGTCAAGTACCTGTTGGTGGCGTGGTTTGGGATTCTGGTGGCCAGCTGGGTGATTTACATGCAGTATTCCTCTTATTCAGAGCTCTGCAGAGGACACGTCTGTACCATGCTCATC TGTGATCATTACCGCAGAGGAATCATCTCGGGGTCTGTGTGTAAGTCTCTCTGTGAGGAGAAAACTCTGTCTCTTCAACACTGTCTTTCAACGTCACCAACGCACCAG GTGTACAGTGCTGTGTGGAAGGAGAAAGGCGTGTTGGTGAAGTGTGGCATTGAAGAGAGTATGAGAGGAGAAAGCGGTCCAGACACTCCActacggcatgacaacaacctCTATGATAAACCCACCCGCGGTACATCCATGGATGAATTCAGAGCGATGCTGCATTCCTTCCTCAAG GACAGTGTTGGAGAGCAATCATCTCTTGGCACCCTTGTAAACCGTGTGATTTCTCTAGCTGATGTTAATGGTGATGGCAAAGTTTCATTAGCAGAGGCGAAATCTGTGTGGGCTTTGCTTCAGATCAATGAATTTGTTTTAATGGTGGCACTGCAGGATAAAGAACATGCTCCCCACCTGCTGGGCTTCTGTGGAGACCTTTACGTCACTGAACACGTAGCACACAGTGCCCTCTTCAGGCTGGAGGTGCCTGGCTGGCTACAGCCAGTGTTTCCAGAGGCGCTAGGTGTCACTCTTAACCAGTGGCTCGCTCCCGCATGGCCCCGCAGGGCTCGAATAACCATCGGTCTGCTCGAGTTTGTGGAGGAGGTGTTCCATGGCCTTTACGGAAGCTTCTACATATGTGACGCAAGCCCGAGGCGGGTTGGGTACAATGCGAAATATGACTTCAAAATGGCAGACCTTCAGAGCGTAGCATCGGAGGCAACCGTCAAGGGGTTCCTGCGAGGGAGAACTTGCGAGGCAAATGCCGACTGCACTTACGGGCGAGATTGCACCGCGACGTGCGACCGATTGGCAAGGCAGTGTAATGTCGAGGTGGTGCAGCCTAACTTAGCCAAGGTGTGCGCGCTACTGCAAGACTTCCTGCTCTTTGGAGCGCCATCAGACCTGAGGGAGGACCTTGAAAAACAGTTACGCACCTGTGTGACTCTCAGCGGACTTGCCTCGCAGATGGAGGTGCATCATTCCCTTGTTCTGAACAACCTCAAAACACTACTGTGGAAGAAGATCTCGAACACCAAGTACTCTTGA